From the genome of Ailuropoda melanoleuca isolate Jingjing chromosome 5, ASM200744v2, whole genome shotgun sequence:
ggattcTCTGGTGTCTCATCTTGTAAGGACACTCATCCTACTGGATCAGGGCTctgcccttatgacctcatttaaccttcctTACCTCCATAAAggccctatcttcaaatacaggGCACTTggggtcaggacttcaacataggaattttgggaaAACACAACAAATCACGCCATAACAATACCCAGCATAAAGCCTTTTTGGGTGGAGCTTGAGTAAATGGAGGCGTGCTGAGTTCTTGTCCTTGTGCGTGGGCACATGATATCTAATAAGTGAGAATCACACTGCCTAGAATGGAGTTAATCCAAGAAATTTAAACTAAGCTGAATCCAAGtcaggaaaacaaataataatagctCTTCTGAAACCCAAAAAGGCTATAAATGATTGTTCTAAGATGTCCAGTGTATAGATTTAGAACCAGAATTGAAGGGTTGCTTTAGAATTGGAAACAATATTCTCCTTCTGATTACGGTACTTTGAAAGTTGTAGCTTAACTCTTTTAGGTCAACCAAGGAGGAGACTGTGTATGAGCAGTTCAATAAATCAAAGGGTCCCCATAAGGAACAAGGCTCAATGTTTGTAATAAACATAGTTCTCTGTACTCACTGGGTTTTCTTTCATCCTCCACTTTTGACTGTCATTCCTGTGGCTTTCACATCTTCCTGGTAATCTCCTTAGATTTTCACAGTTTTTGGTAGAGATTAGCATTATGTCAGTGCCTTAgcaagttgttgttgttgttgttgttgttgttgtgtgtgtatTAATTCTGAGTCCACTGATtaatatttcctaaaattttatacCCTGTTTTTTTGACTTACCATTTTGCAACAATTAACAAAATTGCATTACGCATCTATGATGAACATGGGAAAGCACAGGTATGTGGATTCAGATGTTGGTCAAAGaaaagttataattttataaCGTGTATTAGAAGAGCATATTGGCTTGGATCCCcagtaaacaaaatattaaatggcAAAAGCTCTAGGACATTGGTTCAAACACTAAAGAAAGAGGatacttaacaaaatatttaatgtttcctatttttggtatttttagtGCTTGCTTTCCAAATAGTTACTTGTGGAAAGGGTAAAATTAAACAAGGGAAtcaaaaaaagggaagaggtTGGCATTTGGaaaagtaagattaaaaaaatgcattgatagagaaaatcaaaataaaattcagggaAAGGGTGCCTTTCTCAATTCTTTGGTTACCGTTTTTTATgtaattctcattaaaaaaaaaagatcatacaTTTATCAAGTGTGTTAATATTCTAGTAATGGGCTCATTTAACCAATGCTCAAATAGCTATAACTAATTAAACTTACTTGCTCGCTTTTAGGATAAAAGGTATGCCCAAGGCCGGGGGTTCATTACCAAGGCCATCAACAGCTGTCACACTTCCTCCCTCTCTACCCCTGAAGACAAGGAGCAAGCCCAACAGATCCatgtgagtctttttttttttttttagattttatttatttatttgacagagatagagacagccagtaagagagggaacacaagcagggggagtgggagaggaagaagcagtctcatagcggaggtaacggaggagcccgatgtggggctcgatcccagaacgccgggatcactccctgagccaaaggcagacgcctaaccgctgcgccccccaggcgcccccccatgtGAGTCTTCTATCCCGGTTTCTCACCAATACCACTGGGGCAGTACACTAGTGTCATCATGTCACAGATTATCAGAAGTACTGCGTTAGGTAATGCTAACTACACATGCAGAGAAATATGGAGGAAGAGCAAGGAATCAGAGAGAAATGAGAGTGTGTAACTGATGATGCATCAGTAAAACCAAATGCATACTAAAGACTGTAGCagtgaaataaatctttaagttGTTCATGCAAACAACATTATTTTAATCCATGGCTTGGACCCAGGATTGCATATGTTATACCGTATGAAAGCCTGAACTGAATTGGACTTCATGTATAAAGTGAGAGGTTTGCAAAATTCACGCATGGGGAAGACACACAAATGCAGTTGTATTGATCACGTGAAAGCCTCGGCTCCTCCGACGGCAGCATTCGCATTCCCGAGCACCGCGCCTGGTGAGCCGTCTCCGCCAGACTTTGAAGGCTCTCCTGATGCTACTTCTATTTCTCTGacacctgcttctctctgcatccTTCTCTGacacctgcttctctctgcatccTTCCCTGACTCCTCCACCACCTGTCACTCCTGAATTACAAGTCTTCCCCAAATCAGGTCCTGTAAAATactatgttttgtttcttgtggCTACAATGATTGCCTCTGTTCTGAGGACCACAAAGTCTGCATAGGAAGCCCCAGTcatttatccccatttttttttatcataataatCTCCCCTTTCTGATTCCCTGGTACAAGCACCACCTTAACATGACTTAAAATAAGCATCTTCATATATATGCCCCCATAAATGTAATCTGCTTTCCTTTTACCACTTTGATAATGGGTACCAGCATTCTTTCTGTCTGCTAAGCTCGTTAATAGTgctgatgataatgatgataatggtgatgataaaatgaagggaaagagtGAAGAAGGATGAGGAGGAGTTAGAATGTATTGAGAGCCACTCCCTTGCCAGACACTTCACCAAGCAACGTACATGCTTTACAGTAGTTGAGCCTCACAAAAAAATCCTAGGGCTCTAGGCATTGTTATTGCACTTGCTgagatgacaaaactgaagctTGCACAGGTTTGTGGAATCTGGAGTCACAACGGAGTGGCAAGCCGTGAGTCTGGGCTTCATCCAATTCCGAGCCCTCACCCTTACTCGTTATGCTCCAACTAGCACAAGTAGACGGCCACTGGCGGCTAACACCTCCTTCCCTTCATATCCCAAGACATGTTTCCATCACCACATCTGTTGGCTTCTTCTCTACTCTTCACTTCCTTTACCCTAGACTAGTTCACAGACCTCAGGAAAGCAAGCCTTTTACATCAGAGACGAGCAGCTCCTAAGAGTTTCATGTGCCACCCTGATAGGTGGGAAAATAGGGCGCAGACTTCCCTTGTAAGTTCCACTGATGCTGTTCCTACTACCGACATAGCATCATTTTATTCACCGGCACAGCTCAACAGAAGAGACCTGCTCTGGTCGCAGCATGGGGATGGGGGTTGGTACAGGCTGAGGAGAACATATTCATGAGTTCCATGCCATCTTCACTGGCTCTTTGTTCTactatcataaaataaaaactacaaatcacAAGTGAATCCATTAAAGAATGATTTGACTCATGAATATGAATGTGTCCTTGGACCAACGTGATGTGGGCCCTTTGTCACTAGCACCCCTGGAATCTGTCTTTCCTGAGTCAGGTACTAGAGGACATACTGAGTGCCAACAAAACTCCTTTCAGACAAGCAAAGCTGTCAAATAGAAAAGAACTCACTGAGGGGGGGACGGATGGTAGAACTTCTGAGGAAGACAAAATTCCTCATGCTATAAACTAGAATTCTCATTAGATGAAGTAAGTTATTCAAATAAgccagattatttttttctattttagcaaAGTTTAAGCCAATAgcttaaacttttttatttttaaattaaccacgagaaaagatttatatatacataagaaTAATAAGGAGATCATTTAGGTCAGCCTCTCAGAGCAGAAAAATCACAAGTAACTAAACCCACTGTATTatgctttctttaaattttattgatttatttgagacagagcatgaactgggggaaggagaagagggagagggagaagcagactccccactgagcagggagcccgatgcggggcttaatcccaggacccagagaatgacctgagctgaagacagatgcttcatccattaagccacccaggcgccccctgtgttatgcttttttaaatgtgattgttTTATGTGGTCACTTAGCATGAAGACCTTCTGAACCTGATACTCAGAGTGCTACGCTCGTGGAATGACCCCCTGTACCATCTAGTCACAGAAGTACGGGGTATGCAAGAAGCCCCAGATTCGATTCTGTCCAGAGCCATAGAGATTGAGGAACAAAACAGAAGACTTCTAGAGGGTATGGAGAAGATAGTTGGCCAGGTAAGCATCCTCCTGAcacttctttgttttcctcattgATGAACACGGTGACCTCCACGGTGAGAAGCAAGTTCCGAAATTCCTTGCTTTGCAAGAACAAAATGTAGCCGTTTCCTATTCCAGGCTGCTATTAAATAAAGCAAGATTCTAGTAATTCATACTGGTAAATCCTATTGTAAGTGAATCTTAAGATGTGGTAGATGACAGGTGCAGCCTTCACTACAGTACACACACATCCACCAAGGGCTTGCACCTTCCTGGGGGCCGAGGTTTATAAtgttttccaggaaaagaaaactggagagtgGAATCTGCaagataaacatttttctcaaagTATCCCAGGACACCTGCTACTGAAAttctgctcatgttctttctcttttctccccacacCAAAGGATGAcagtgggaagggagaaaagagaaaatcaaaatcagATGAGATGGTATTTCTTGCCACTACTCGAACCCCACCCCTGCTGGACATATTTGTCAAAAAGAGATTGTCAGAGATTGGAAAGATGAGGTCAGATTTCAGCAGGTCACAAAAGAAGGGAGTGTatcttttctgaaattctttattttgtcatttgcagAAAGTGGTCTCATTCtaaattttatgctttcttttttggggggtggttcCAAAATCAACACTCATAACATTACGTCTAATCTCCCCCAAATAATGTCATATTTACactgagttaatatttataatatagatCTCCAATCAGCTGGGATAATCTCAGCACAAGTAAGGTAACATCCAAACAGCTTTATGAAGTTCTTAGAAATGATGTGTcatctaaagaaaaagaattgtaagAGTAACAGGAGTGGTTTTTTACTTCCCTTACTCAGTACAAAGTACATGTTATCATGTGTCATTTTGTCACATTCATGGAAGAAGAATATATCCAACACAGATACAAAGCACATTTCCACTTTGAGACACGTATAAACACTTAGACTTTcaagttattttcttcattactGTCAGCTTACTTTCTgaggtcactaatttgttctaGAGAACTTCATTtggttcttgtttgtttgttttgccactTATTTATTCTTATACCATTGTCCCATGCATAGTAAATTTCATCTTAGGGCCCAAGCaccaaaaataaagcaaggcaaCAAATACACACATTCTTGCTCTGTAGGAGACAGCTCAGCAATCAGAGTCTACAATTATCCCACATTTGTACCCAGTAGCTCTCAAAGTAGCTGACGTGCCTTCTTCCCAAGCTGCCTGCTCGGTCTCTCAGTCCTCTGGGGATTCCCAGCTTGCAAAGACTGGGGGAACAGAGGTCAGGGTGGCCCTCCCTCACATCCCTTAGCATCCTTTTGTTTTCACTGTCATGCTTCCCAGCCTACCACCCACCCCTCACCACTGAGGGGTCACTGCTAGCACCCCCACTCTTTCTCATAGGCAGTatcctctcccaccccagagaTCTCAAAACAAAGCTCCTACTGGACATAGACATTTGGAGGTTAATGGTCCTGGGTATATTATGAAAGTCTCCTGACTTTTTCAGATCTTTGTGATAGATGTCACTAGTTGACCTGCATCTCAGACCATCAGGTATAATGCTTATCATTTCTGAGGTCTTTCGTACATACACTACATGGAGAAAAGAATCAGTTTGAAGCAGGAAACAGATAAATGTAATTGTGCTGAACTATCAGAAGAAATATGGTACAAACAACACATCAGAGACAATATTCAGGATATGAAATAGATCCCTCGAGTAAGAGAACTGAGACTTGCTCCTCTATTGTCCCTTGGTcacattcacatatatatatacatatggcccataaatacataaacatatggCACAACTATACTGCAACTAACTCTCTCTCAATATATAGCACCTTTGTGGTTCTCTATTTACTCCAATGCACACATACTTCATCTGTGATCACGTACATGTTAGAACACTTATGCTTGAATTCTGCTTCTAGTTTTTAGACTATTAATAGATTTCTGATACACTGGCTCAGCAATCCATGCCTCTATCTAGAGAGCTTTACATTCATGCCTCTTGCCCCAATCTTAATTTGACAATTAGAAGGAACAAAGATAAGCAAATACTAATAATACTAAGTCACTATCATTTTGGTGTTTAGGTTCATCCTGGAGTCAGAGAAAATGAGGTCTACTCGGTCTGGTCAGGACTTCCATCCCTTCAGATGGCCGATGAAGACACTCgcctttttgctttttataaccTGCTCCACTGCCTACGCAGGGATTCACATAAGATTGACAATTATCTCAAGCTCCTGAAGTGCCGCATCGTCTACGACAGCAACTGCTAAGCCCACATCTGTTCCATCTATTTCTGGGAAGGTTCTTAATGATCCGTCCCACAGCAAGCTCCTCTTAGCTTTATAGTTTTTTAATGCATGCTTGGGTGTAATGGGtctcatcttaaaaaataaaaactgactccTTAGAGAtgtcaaaaatcaaaaaaagacaaTTTGTCAAAGTTTCTCATCTtcatttaatagaaaaatcaaaagaaaatccaTCACTCCCATTGAGAAGTTCCTATTAAAATTTGTCACAACTAGCAGAAGCTAGCATTACAAATAAGACCATTAGCAGCTTCCTTTAGAATCATCGTACGTTATTACGGGTCACGTTATTAGAATCCAAGAATTAGGTAATTACTCATCATGCCAGTCATGCTACCAAGAAGAGTGAACTCTCAGGATTCTTTGTAAGAGTCAGCCACACACTATCAGCTAACTCCATGTGTTCCAAAGGACAATGTAAGCACTGTGAGGCTGTGATGCGCCCACACAGCGTGTTTACTGAGCCACCTGCAACTCCGTAGGCTGCTGCCTtggtccattcaggctgctacaATGGAACACCACAgacttacaaacaacagaaatttattttcatggcaTGGCCAGGTGAGGGTCCTCCTTCTTCCAGGTCACAGACTTCCTGCTATGTCCCGAGTGGTGGAAGGAGTCAGGGAGCTCTGTCCAGGGGGGGCGGGGTGtgctaatcccatcatgagggctccaccctcataacTTCATCACCTCCCAATGATCCCACCTATTAATACTATCACCTTCTAATGTTTAGGATTTCAACTTATGAAATTTGGACCAGGGCAGATTCAAATATGAAATGGCGTTATCCTTCTCCAGCAGCTGTTTTCAACCATGTACCACTGAACTCCTCTTGTTGGCGTCATCACGGATGCAACCCATAGGTTCTAGTCACTCTGGGTCTCATAAGTCCATTCTAGTCTCAACTTCATTTTATATTCGACCTATTTAATGTTTTCCTCTGCCCTTTGTGGCTCATGGGACCTTCCAGAGGGAAGCAGATGTGGTCAATTTCTGCaagatttcttccccttcctgcttCTGGATTCTCATCTCTCTTTGTTATGCTAAGTTAAAATGGGAGAGAGGATGAGGAAAGATGGGCAAGTTCTGCCATCATTGACTTTACACGGTGCTGCCGTGGACTTCTCATTGCCAACAGAAGCTAACCTTGAATTCCCTCAAGTGGCAGGTGTCTCTCTTGTGGGGCACCCTTGTGATTTTTCAGGACATTCACAAGGGGGGACACCCCCACTGTCTATCAGTTTCTTTATCAGGAGAACTACTCTGGCTTGATTCTTTACCTACCCCACAGCTGTGCCACCTGCAGTGTTCTCCCCagcttctgctgctgctcccctACTGGAGAAAACTGGCTCAGGGTCATCTGTCTACTAGGGAACCCACAGCATACCTGTGCATCGTAACCATTCCAAACAATCGGGGGGCCAttatattgttttgcttttcatcccATCCTGGAGTCTCCTGACAATCCTCTTCTCTTCCTATTCACATAGACACAGAATGGATCAGAAAGTTGGGTTCATAAACACACATGAATCTGAGGGATGACATGTGGTTTTCCCCTTCTTTTAGAACCAATGAATAATTATCTCTGTCAATAATTGTCTTAGAGAGTTGGCCTTGCAAACACTCCCTGCTGGGCCACTGAATCACAACGCCCTCCTTATATACTTCGTCTCCTGCTAGAGAAAGGTAACTGGATTAGGGTAGCTCAGCTCGTCTGACTGCTGCTAAATAACCCAGGATTAGGGCCCATCTCTGCTCGCTTAGAAGGTGGTGGGATTGCCAGGCTGTTTCTGCAGCCGCTTTAGGGCTTTGGCAGGAATTCCTAGGCAACAGACAATAGGAAATACTCCCATCCAACATCccgaaagagagaaaataaaaagttggagcaggaggaggatgaaaagggaaggggtgaggggaagaaggggaaatgtGAGTAAAAGACTAGAATTATGAAGGATGAGATGATATCAGTATTGCATTTGGTGAAGATCTAAATCTATTGCTTTAATTTTATACCCTAAGAGCAAATATTAGCTCATATTCTCCTTATTAcgctttcctcctctcttcctttcttgaaattttcctttgtattagAGTATTCTTTGCCCTTACTGATTAACTAGCAATAGCTCTAGAGATGATCAAACTTGGCACATGTTCTGATCAGAACTCAacttccaccatgtgaagaagCCTTTCCCACACTGTCCAACAAAACCAATCTCTTCCCTCATGGCCAACattattttgtttgagtcctGTTTCTGTCTCTAGCTGTGATGACCCAAACCTTTTAGAACACAACAGAATACTCTGCCGCAAACCAATCATGAAACTTCCTCTTCTCCTGCATGCATACAAAATGTCAGCTCTctcatatttcagttttcttttaaaaggcagGAGAGTATGAGAAAAACCTATATGCACTTTCTTTCTCAGTCATTTATTGCTGAAAACACCTAATTCTATTGTGTTACCCACTTAACTTCCCTTCCTTCAATTTCTAGATATTTCCAACAGAGAGGATGGTATTTATAGGTGGTGAAATTTGGCAGTAAATGGACAATGCAATTGTATGAAACATAAGTTCACCACCAGCCCACAGACATCTTCATGTATTCTTCTCTTATAAAGTTTATTCCGAGCACAAATCCAAGACTTCAGATAAAAAAACGGAGGTGGTGATATTAAAAGGCTTCTCTCAGCTTGACCATGACATATAAACTGAATACTGTAGTTTTCAGACAAGACTGAGCAGAGCCATGGGTGTTCTGTAGAGTCAGCAAGGGGCAAGCGGAAAGGGGATATTTGGGAAGAA
Proteins encoded in this window:
- the PRL gene encoding prolactin precursor; translation: MDKKGWSLKGSLLPLLLLVSDLLLCQSVASLPICPTGAVNCQVSLRDLFDRAVILSHYIHNLSSEMFNEFDKRYAQGRGFITKAINSCHTSSLSTPEDKEQAQQIHHEDLLNLILRVLRSWNDPLYHLVTEVRGMQEAPDSILSRAIEIEEQNRRLLEGMEKIVGQVHPGVRENEVYSVWSGLPSLQMADEDTRLFAFYNLLHCLRRDSHKIDNYLKLLKCRIVYDSNC